From the genome of Rhizobacter sp. AJA081-3:
CGATCGGCGAGCACGTGGGCCTGAGCTTCTACACGCTCGGCCAGCGCAAGGGCATCGGCATCGGCGGGCTGAAGGAGCGCGGCGCGGCCAAGGGCGGCAGCGAGCACGAACCTTGGTTCGTGGCGCGCAAGGACATGGCGGCGAACACGCTTCATGCGGTGCAGGGCCACGATCACCCCTGGCTGCTTTCGCCGGCGCTGCATGCCGACGATGCGAGCTGGGTGGCCGGGCAGCCGCCCGCGGCGGGCACGTACGGCGCGAAGACACGCTACCGGCAGGCCGACGCCGCCTGCGCTTTCGAGGCCGATGGCACAAGGGCCTTCTCGCTGCGTTTCGGCGAACCGCAGTGGGCCGTCACGCCGGGCCAGTCGGCGGTGCTCTACGACGGCGAGGTCTGCCTGGGCGGCGGCGTGATCGACGCAGCGCTCGTTTGACTCAGCGCGGCCGCGCCAGGTCCATCGTCCAGTAGTTGGAGTAGGTGGTGGCCTGGCTGCCCCTGACGATGCACGCCATGCCGATCTGCGTGAAGTTCGGGTTCATGATGTTCGCGCAGTGGCCGTCGCTGGCCATCCAGCCGTCCATCACGATGTTCACCGTGCCGTAGCCGGCGGCGATGTTCTCGCCCAGGGCGCTCCAGGCGTAGCCGGTGGCATTGACGCGCGTGCTCAGCGTGCTGCCGTTCGAGCCGGTGTGCGAGAAGAAGTTGTTCGTCACCATGTCCTGCGAGTGCGCGGCTGCGGCCTGCGTGAGCTGAGTGCTCCAGGTCAGCGGCCCGGCCGGCGCGAAGCTGCCCCGCGCCCCGCAGGTGGCCCCCGCGGCACGCAGCTGGTTGACGCGCGCCAGCGTGCTGGCCACGAAATCGGGCAAGGCGCAGGTGGTGTCGGCCGACGGCGCAGGTGCAGGTGCAGGTGCAGGTGCAGGTGCAGGTGCAGGTGCAGGTGCAGGTGCGGGTGCAGGTGCGGGTGCCGGAGCCGGAGCCGGGACAGGCACCGGCGCACCGGCGTTACTCTCGGGCGCCGCGGTATCGCCGCCGCCACCGCAAGCGGACACGAGTGCCGCGAGCCACAGCGTGGCCAGGCGACGGGAAGTGGGGGATGACATGGGCGGCAAGGCTAGCCATCCGTGCCCGGCACAGGGGTGAAGAACGGTAAGCACCCGTCTCGAAGCCTGCACGGGCGTGACATGCACCACGGCACCCGGGCGAACTCAAGTCCCTGCCTGCGCTTCCGATAGTCATCATGCGGTGCCCCCTACGAGGCATCGATTCGCCCGTCCCGGCCCTGCCGCATCCCGTGCCCTTCATGCCTGCCGTCCGCCTTGCCCTGTTGCTCGCCGCCGCCGCCCCGCTCGTGCAGGCGGCGCCCTTGAGCGTCACCGTCACCGACGCGGCGGGCAAGCCGCTGGCCGATGCGGTCGTGATGCTCGAGCCAGCCACAGGCAAGGCGCCGGTCAAGCCACTGCCCGACGTCGAGATCTCGCAAGCCAAGCGGCAGTTCAACCCGCGCGTGACGTTGATCACGGTGGGCACCAGGGTCGCCTTCCCGAATTTCGACACGGTGCGCCACCACGTCTATTCGTTCTCGCAGGCGAAGACCTTCGAGCTCAAGCTCTATGCCGGAGTGCCGGCCGCACCGATCGTCTTCGACAAGCCCGGCCTGGCCGTGCTCGGCTGCAACATCCACGACCGCATGGCGGCCTGGGTGGTGGTGGCTGACACGCCCTGGTTCGCGCGCACCGCGGCCGACGGCACGGCGCGCATCGATGGCGCACCTGCGGGCGCCTACCGCCTGGCCGCCTGGCACCCGGGCCTGCCGGCCAACAGCGCGCCCGTCGTGCAGAACCTGCTGATCGGCAGCAGCGAGCAGCGCGAGACGGTGCAACTCGCTGTGGACGCCGCGCCATGACCACCCTGCGGCATCGCGCCACACGCTGGTTCCACGCGTCGCTGGGCGCGCGCGTGGTCGCACTGTTCCTCGGCCTGCTGGCGCTGGTGCAGATTGCCAGCTTCAGTGCCATCAGCGTCGGACTGAACGGGCATGCGCGCAGCACCCTGCCCGACCAGCTGGCGGTCGGCGAACGCGTGCTGAAAGCACTGCTCGACCAGCGCGCCCAGACGCTGACCGAGGCCGCCCGCGTGCTCGCCGCCGACTACGGCTTCCGCGAAGCGGTGCTGTCGGGCGACCGGCCGACCATCGGCTCGGTGCTCGAGAACCACGGCGAGCGCATCGGCGCCACCGAGGTGGCCCTGCTGGGCACCGACTTCTCGCTGATCGCCACCGCCGGCCACGGCATGGAACGCAGCGACCTCGCCCCCGCCGCTGCGGCGCTGGCCGCCCTGCCGGCGCACAGCAGTGGCACCAGCGGCC
Proteins encoded in this window:
- a CDS encoding CAP domain-containing protein gives rise to the protein MSSPTSRRLATLWLAALVSACGGGGDTAAPESNAGAPVPVPAPAPAPAPAPAPAPAPAPAPAPAPAPAPAPSADTTCALPDFVASTLARVNQLRAAGATCGARGSFAPAGPLTWSTQLTQAAAAHSQDMVTNNFFSHTGSNGSTLSTRVNATGYAWSALGENIAAGYGTVNIVMDGWMASDGHCANIMNPNFTQIGMACIVRGSQATTYSNYWTMDLARPR
- a CDS encoding methylamine utilization protein, coding for MPAVRLALLLAAAAPLVQAAPLSVTVTDAAGKPLADAVVMLEPATGKAPVKPLPDVEISQAKRQFNPRVTLITVGTRVAFPNFDTVRHHVYSFSQAKTFELKLYAGVPAAPIVFDKPGLAVLGCNIHDRMAAWVVVADTPWFARTAADGTARIDGAPAGAYRLAAWHPGLPANSAPVVQNLLIGSSEQRETVQLAVDAAP